AGAATGGAAGAGCTACTGCAGTCAATAAAAGTAGGTACTTACAGGTACGGTCAGGGAACTCCTTGACCTTGTTCTGTAGTAATGTGGGCTTCCACTCTTCCAGGTCTCCCTCTTGCTCCCTGCTGAAGGTATTAGGCAAAACCTTCCTCCTGTCCTTCACTTCCATTGAGGCATTGGTGTCTGATGCTGTGTCTGGGTCAGCTTTAATTGATGCAGTAACAGCAGCAGTGCCTGGATTGTTGATTTGAGGGAGGCCAGTCccagatggggtggtggtggggacaaggCCTACCTCCATGGAGGCATACTCCAGGGCTTCCTCCTTCAGGGCATTCTCCACCTTCAGGGCATTCTCCACCTGTGCCATCTCCACCTGCCTGGTGGGTGGTGATGGGGGTTGTGTGTTGCCCCTGCGTTGAACCTTCCTTCTCCTGGGAGCCATGTTCCACCGTCTGATCTCTTAGGGGGGAAAAAATGCGTAATGGCCGCTCACAAGAGGTGGAGCTGTTTATACatgccttttttttttgcaatgagccaatgaaattcaccggtcagcaaacAAAGGCTTTGAACTAAAGTACCCACGACCACCCACGAGTACCCACGACCACACACGAGTATCcggtgaaagatatgcaaataagtatggatgacaaaggaaacaggcaattgttagctgtgggccagGTGAGATCAAGTACAGATAATGAGACTAGACCAGTCCACGTTGTTCTTACATTTCTCCAGTACCTTCTGCGACCACTCTAGACGGCCCTGCGTTTAACGTGTCCGCTCCTTTCCTCCACGTCTCCCACTTCTCAACATACTGTACACTCTCGGGGCCATAATGCAATCACATACAAGCAGCCGGCGCCCCCTTGGTTGACCTGGGGCAGTTCTTTAAtgacccccaacccccctcaTTTTTAGTTGCGCTCAAATTATTCATTCACGCTCACACatgaacaaaaaaaaatccaCTCTAACCCAAAGTGTCCTCTTCCCCACTCTTACACGCCCTCCTCTCTGTGCTCAACGTGGGTCCCGGCTACAGGTCCCCAGTCCCAGGCTCGAACCCCTGACCGCCAAGGCTCGACCTTGTCCGTAGGAACCGGGCACAGGCGCCTCGTCCCAGGACTCGAACCTCCCACTGCCGTGGCTTTCCCGGCGGGACCCTGTAACTTACAGGGGTTGCGAACCTCCTGTCACCATTGCTATTCTATCGCTATTCGCCCCCACAATTGCTACTTACTTTCTCCGTTTTTCTCTCGCCccttctctctatatatatatatgagggtGTAAATATatatccctctccctttctctcggtctctctctcatatatacacacacacatctctctctctctctctgcggcGACCAAACTGATGATGTACCTCCACTACTCCACACGGGAAGAAATCTGCGTCCAGCCACAGTCTCGGTCCCACCTGCTCAAACCTGAGCTGTCGCGGCCTCGGGACAGATCCGACGCCGCGGCTCGACTCCGTTTTCCCGGACAGCGAAGCTAAAGGTTCGCCATCTCGGCGGAAGCTCCAAGGAACCTGTGGTCGCAGATGCACCGGACTCTGACAGCTTGCATTTGTTTTCCAGACACACTTTATTTACTCGCGCACATGGACAGCAGCAAATATACTGGTATCTTTGGACAGCAGCACAATCCGAGTCACCGCACTGCTCTCAAAATTCTGCTCAGAAATGCCCAATGCAATTGAAGTTGTACACTGTCTATCAGCTAATGGAATTACCAATCGGGATCTATTCTGATAAGttgcatcaagtctactcgccattcaatcatggctgatctatctctccctcctaaccccattctcctgacttctccctataacccctgacacccgcactaaccaAGAATCAGTCTCTGCCTTCAGTGTTAATAACCAATTAAAATTACATTCTAATAACTAATGTTAATATATTCTTGAAGTATTAGCAAACCAAGCTACGTGCTACGTTATTGTTTGTTTAGTCTAGTCGGAGGAGGGGAAGCTACACATTAATCTTAGAGCAGAGACTGCCAAGGTGTTGTGTGGGATGGTGCAGAGACAGACTCTCAAGTTTGTAGTTCCCATAGGAAAGTGGGTGAGGTGTGTCAAGGCTGTTGTGAAGCCTGGTGCAGAGAATCCCAGGGTTTCTGTGTTCAGTGAAGCTTCAACTAGCTCCACACTATcttacaaagatcctatagctatcttTGCTATCTTAACCCGAGATAGGAGATAAATCggccaaaattagggcacatggtattgggggtagagtgctgacatggatagaaaattggttgtcagacaggaaacaaagagtagggattaacgggtccctttcggaatggcaggcagtgactagtggggtaccgccaggctcggtgctgggaccgcagctatttacaatatacatcaatgatttagatcaagggattcaaagtaacattagtaaatttgcagatgacacaaagctgggtggcagtgtgaactgtgaggaggatgctatgagaatgcagggtgacagtttgggtgagtgggcagatgcatggcagatgcagtttaatgtggataaatgtgaggttatccactttggtagcaaaaacagggagacagattattatctaaatggtgtcaagggaaaaggggaagtgcaacaggatctgtgggtccttgttcatcagtcaatgaaagtaagcatgcaagtacagcaggcaggaaagaaagcaaatggcatgttggccttcataacaagagtttagtataggagcatagtataggagcaaagaggtccttctgcagttgtatagggccctagtatcaaagactagagggtctagctaaaaggtgagagggaaataGTTTAAAGGAggtatacaaaagtgctggagaaactcagcgggtgcagcagc
Above is a genomic segment from Amblyraja radiata isolate CabotCenter1 chromosome 28, sAmbRad1.1.pri, whole genome shotgun sequence containing:
- the LOC116989136 gene encoding uncharacterized protein LOC116989136 — protein: MAPRRRKVQRRGNTQPPSPPTRQVEMAQVENALKVENALKEEALEYASMEVGLVPTTTPSGTGLPQINNPGTAAVTASIKADPDTASDTNASMEVKDRRKVLPNTFSREQEGDLEEWKPTLLQNKVKEFPDRTYDQLMQWFTNQRTIYGKVTALGTKTGSAGSTLTERNRWIEEKWRFLSGHIVRTVTRTSAPKLHKTIRDCERLLREGCVTPMGFTHRAFDFCRSMMEDEISDVNGSTCT